One Megamonas hypermegale genomic window carries:
- the hypD gene encoding hydrogenase formation protein HypD — MATLTAKQTKQAADFFLKEIDRMIDRPVRFMEVCGTHTVAIFRAGIRQLLPEKVELVSGPGCPVCVTPNDYLDTAIAYARQKDVIIATFGDMLKVPGTTSSLNAVKAEGADIRVVYSPLDSLQIAKDNPTKKVIFLAVGFETTSPTAAATIFTAKQQNIKNFYVLTAHKLTPPAIKALLSEHNVKVDGFLLPGHVCVITGRKPFEFIAQDYHLPAVVAGFEPLDILASVYMLAKQLYEHRAQIENQYKRVVKDEGNIQAQKIMQMVYKLSDANWRGLGKIENSGLDVNEAFADFDALKVLPVEKEISKDAPGCRCGEVLRGLVKPTQCPLFGKVCTPMHAVGSCMVSVEGTCAAWYKYGARTFHFE; from the coding sequence ATGGCGACACTTACAGCGAAGCAGACAAAACAGGCAGCGGACTTCTTTCTTAAAGAAATAGATAGAATGATTGATAGACCAGTGCGTTTTATGGAAGTATGTGGAACGCATACAGTAGCTATTTTTCGCGCGGGTATTCGTCAATTATTGCCAGAAAAAGTAGAACTTGTCAGTGGTCCAGGTTGTCCTGTCTGTGTTACACCGAATGATTATCTTGATACGGCTATTGCCTATGCACGTCAAAAAGATGTAATCATTGCTACTTTTGGTGATATGCTCAAAGTGCCTGGTACAACTTCTAGTTTAAACGCAGTGAAAGCAGAAGGCGCAGATATAAGAGTTGTTTATTCACCATTAGATAGCTTGCAAATAGCGAAAGATAATCCTACAAAAAAAGTTATTTTCTTGGCTGTTGGCTTTGAAACGACATCTCCAACAGCTGCTGCAACTATATTTACTGCAAAACAGCAGAATATAAAAAACTTTTATGTGTTAACAGCACATAAATTGACACCGCCAGCAATTAAAGCATTATTGTCTGAGCATAATGTAAAAGTTGATGGTTTCTTATTGCCTGGTCATGTTTGTGTTATAACAGGCAGAAAGCCATTTGAATTTATAGCGCAAGATTATCATTTGCCAGCCGTAGTAGCTGGTTTTGAACCGCTCGATATTTTAGCTTCTGTGTATATGCTAGCAAAACAGCTTTATGAACATAGAGCTCAGATAGAAAATCAGTATAAACGCGTTGTAAAAGATGAGGGCAATATTCAAGCACAGAAAATCATGCAAATGGTATATAAATTGTCTGATGCGAATTGGCGCGGTTTAGGTAAAATAGAAAATTCGGGACTTGATGTCAATGAAGCTTTTGCTGATTTTGATGCTTTAAAAGTGCTTCCAGTGGAAAAAGAAATATCTAAAGATGCACCGGGTTGCCGTTGCGGTGAAGTATTAAGAGGTTTAGTAAAACCGACACAATGTCCTTTATTTGGCAAAGTATGCACGCCGATGCATGCTGTTGGTTCGTGCATGGTATCAGTAGAAGGAACATGTGCAGCATGGTATAAATACGGAGCGAGAACATTCCATTTTGAATAG
- a CDS encoding HyaD/HybD family hydrogenase maturation endopeptidase, translated as MADISVVGIGNIIMQDEGFGVRCAEYLQKITNYPDFVQILDGGTLGMDLMPYIAGTKKLLFIDAIDIDGNVGDFYQFTGDELNAYFKNKMSVHDLGVNDMLAVLKLTDNPVDEIIVMGVKPDVVSMGTELTSAIAEKIEPVAQKVKEVVDKWVEQYRA; from the coding sequence ATGGCAGATATTTCAGTTGTAGGTATCGGCAATATCATCATGCAAGATGAAGGCTTTGGCGTAAGATGTGCTGAATACTTGCAAAAAATAACTAATTATCCTGATTTTGTACAAATTCTCGATGGCGGTACTTTAGGTATGGATTTAATGCCATATATCGCTGGAACTAAAAAATTATTGTTCATTGATGCAATCGATATTGATGGCAATGTTGGTGATTTTTATCAATTTACAGGTGATGAATTGAACGCTTATTTTAAAAATAAAATGTCTGTACATGATTTAGGCGTTAATGATATGTTAGCTGTATTAAAACTCACTGATAATCCTGTAGATGAAATAATCGTTATGGGTGTAAAACCAGATGTTGTATCTATGGGAACTGAACTCACATCAGCTATCGCTGAAAAAATTGAACCAGTAGCTCAAAAAGTTAAGGAAGTAGTTGATAAATGGGTAGAACAATATCGGGCTTAA
- the hypE gene encoding hydrogenase expression/formation protein HypE, with product MQEEIITMAHGSGGAAGHELMKEVLLPAFDNKYLREMHDGAKLDLSTNKIAFTTDSYVVKPLFFAGGNIGKLAVCGTVNDLAMTGAVAKYISVGMIIEEGFPIKDLREIVSTMRRAADEAGIYIVTGDTKVVNKGSADGIFINTAGVGERIDNVDISPLNAKAGQNIIVSGYLGDHAATIMASRHNLELPDTVKTDCAPLNHMVKEMLTAVPNIAVLRDPTRGGTAAVLNEIAEQAKVGILLEEEAIPVREEVRGFCDILGFDPLYLANEGKLIAFVNAEDTDKVLSIMHKYEYGKHACVIGKVIDKAIGEVGLKTAVGGIRIVDMPQGEQIPRIC from the coding sequence GTGCAAGAAGAAATAATAACGATGGCACACGGTAGCGGTGGCGCGGCAGGTCATGAATTGATGAAAGAGGTATTATTGCCGGCTTTTGATAATAAGTATTTGCGTGAAATGCACGATGGAGCAAAGCTTGATTTATCAACGAATAAAATAGCTTTTACGACAGATTCGTATGTAGTAAAACCGCTCTTTTTTGCTGGTGGAAATATCGGCAAATTAGCTGTATGCGGAACAGTAAATGATTTAGCTATGACAGGTGCTGTAGCTAAGTATATTTCTGTAGGCATGATAATAGAAGAAGGCTTCCCTATTAAGGATTTGCGTGAGATTGTATCTACTATGCGCCGTGCAGCTGATGAAGCTGGAATTTATATCGTTACAGGTGATACAAAAGTTGTAAACAAAGGTTCAGCAGATGGAATTTTTATCAATACAGCTGGTGTGGGTGAACGCATTGATAATGTAGATATTTCACCACTTAATGCTAAGGCTGGACAAAATATCATTGTGAGCGGTTATCTTGGCGACCATGCGGCAACTATCATGGCATCACGCCATAATTTAGAATTGCCAGATACAGTTAAAACGGATTGTGCACCACTTAATCATATGGTAAAAGAAATGCTTACTGCTGTACCGAATATCGCTGTACTTCGTGACCCAACACGTGGCGGAACAGCTGCTGTATTAAATGAAATAGCAGAACAAGCTAAAGTGGGAATATTATTAGAAGAAGAAGCGATACCAGTTCGAGAAGAAGTACGTGGTTTTTGTGATATATTAGGTTTTGACCCATTGTATTTAGCAAATGAAGGGAAATTAATTGCTTTCGTTAATGCAGAAGATACAGATAAAGTCTTATCCATTATGCATAAGTATGAATATGGTAAACATGCTTGTGTAATTGGTAAAGTAATAGATAAGGCTATTGGTGAAGTAGGACTAAAAACAGCAGTTGGTGGAATTCGCATTGTTGATATGCCACAAGGCGAACAAATACCGCGTATTTGTTAA
- a CDS encoding hydrogenase small subunit produces the protein MEKYSSIWDMYQKKGMSRRSFIKACTAMAAMLGIAPTMLSNVVEAAEKRLPVVVWLHGHECTGCTEAFIRSGAPMASDVVLNMIALEYDDTLAAASGQPFEQHLQEIIKAYDGQYILAVEGAVPALADSGYCMVGGHAFIDQLKEAAAHCAAIINYGSCSCWGGIQAARPNPTQSTGVPNIIGNKPIVNVPGCPPIPEVMTGVIAHYAMFGKLPPLDSEGRPKQFFGNRLHDTCYRRPFFDAGLFAEDFNDKGAKAGWCLYKLGCRGPETYSSCGNLRWYNGLSYPVQSGAGCIGCTNKNFWDEDPLYERMPEVPGANMLGLGNVDTLGAVALGAMAVGIAGHAATSAIQKKKRDALEKNKERKDG, from the coding sequence GTGGAAAAGTATAGTTCTATTTGGGACATGTACCAGAAAAAAGGAATGAGTAGACGCTCCTTTATCAAAGCATGCACAGCAATGGCTGCAATGCTTGGAATTGCACCTACAATGTTATCTAATGTTGTAGAAGCTGCTGAAAAAAGATTACCTGTTGTTGTGTGGTTGCATGGTCATGAATGTACAGGTTGTACAGAAGCATTTATTCGTTCAGGTGCACCAATGGCTTCTGATGTTGTACTTAATATGATTGCGCTTGAATATGATGATACATTAGCAGCTGCTAGTGGTCAGCCTTTTGAACAACATTTACAGGAAATTATCAAAGCATATGATGGACAGTATATTTTAGCTGTAGAAGGTGCAGTACCTGCATTAGCTGATTCTGGCTATTGTATGGTAGGTGGTCATGCTTTTATTGACCAATTAAAAGAAGCTGCTGCTCATTGCGCTGCTATTATTAATTATGGTTCTTGTTCATGTTGGGGAGGTATTCAGGCAGCACGTCCAAATCCTACTCAATCTACAGGTGTACCTAATATTATTGGAAATAAACCAATTGTAAATGTACCTGGTTGCCCACCAATTCCAGAAGTAATGACAGGCGTTATTGCTCACTATGCTATGTTTGGTAAATTACCGCCTCTTGATAGTGAAGGTCGTCCAAAACAGTTCTTTGGTAATCGTCTTCATGATACTTGCTATCGTCGTCCATTTTTTGATGCTGGTCTTTTTGCAGAAGATTTCAATGATAAAGGCGCAAAAGCAGGTTGGTGTCTTTATAAATTAGGTTGCCGTGGACCTGAAACTTATAGTTCTTGTGGTAATCTTCGTTGGTATAATGGTCTTTCTTATCCTGTTCAATCTGGTGCGGGTTGTATCGGTTGTACAAATAAAAACTTCTGGGATGAAGATCCACTTTATGAACGTATGCCAGAAGTTCCAGGTGCTAATATGTTAGGTCTTGGTAATGTAGATACACTTGGTGCTGTAGCTCTTGGTGCGATGGCTGTAGGTATTGCAGGACATGCAGCTACTTCAGCTATTCAGAAAAAGAAAAGAGATGCGCTTGAAAAGAACAAAGAAAGAAAGGACGGTTGA
- the hypA gene encoding hydrogenase maturation nickel metallochaperone HypA, whose amino-acid sequence MHEMALAEGILDIVLSYADKNEAKKVTEISILVGEMTGVVPESLEFCFESLSKGTKAENAKLVLKHIPLVAKCMDCGNETKVERYNFTCPKCKSLRMEIISGRELRVESLEAE is encoded by the coding sequence ATGCATGAAATGGCATTAGCTGAGGGAATATTAGATATTGTTCTCAGTTATGCGGATAAAAATGAAGCGAAAAAAGTAACAGAAATTTCGATTTTAGTTGGAGAAATGACAGGCGTTGTACCAGAGTCGCTAGAATTTTGTTTTGAATCATTATCAAAAGGAACGAAAGCAGAAAATGCAAAACTTGTTTTGAAACACATACCATTGGTAGCTAAATGCATGGATTGTGGAAATGAAACTAAAGTTGAAAGATATAATTTTACTTGTCCCAAATGTAAATCTTTGCGCATGGAGATTATATCAGGGCGAGAGCTTCGAGTTGAGTCTTTGGAGGCGGAATAA
- the hypF gene encoding carbamoyltransferase HypF codes for MGRTISGLKRYKIRVRGIVQGVGFRPFIYRLAKEHNLTGYVLNDSEGVLIEAQGEQLEQFLKGIKLLAPPASFVSDIDVKNLPLSGEEIDFIIKASPKAVERETLISPDLAICDDCRREINDKNNRRYRYAFTNCTNCGPRFSIVQDVPYDRKNTTMKDFIMCDECLAEYENPLNRRFHAQPNACEICGPHYRLFGETEIICDDVIAKAHDLIKQGAIVAVKGIGGYHLACDAFNSEAVAKLRQRKIREDKPFAVMATNMETIKKLCKVNDEEKKMLKSSSAPIVLLKKSEQYNLAEKVAPHNAYLGVMLAYAPIHCLLLNDDDVFVMTSANLSDEPIVYRDEEVFSHLKEIADYKLVHNRLINTRVDDSVVRIFKDKPILIRRSRGFAPAPINLGSLKCKEISVLACGPELKNTFCLTKNDKAFLSQHIGDLENMAVNNAYKESIALFKKLFDISPNLIACDMHPEYFSTKYAKQLNLPCVQVQHHHAHIASVLAEHDFNEKVIGVALDGTGYGDDGNIWGGEFMVADLLSYKRVGHFAYMPLPGGAKAVKEPWRLALYQAYDIYGDEIAEKYPELLKPNWRLLIQAAKNGLNAPLSSGAGRVFDTVSALLGICHKINYEGQAAIELERAAYDSDGEILPFDICMDDGQYILNLRQTYKSLYDLKLNKGLRYSAKSFHLTLAQAIGDIIDKIGIDTGIKTVVFSGGVCLNMTLMELLYNRLSHDFNLYMNEKVPVNDGGISLGQAAVALKRYKNDLVDLNV; via the coding sequence ATGGGTAGAACAATATCGGGCTTAAAACGGTATAAAATTCGTGTAAGAGGTATTGTGCAAGGTGTAGGCTTTAGACCGTTTATCTATCGTTTGGCAAAAGAGCATAATTTAACAGGCTACGTATTAAATGATAGTGAAGGCGTTTTAATTGAAGCACAAGGTGAGCAGTTAGAGCAGTTTTTAAAAGGGATAAAGCTTTTAGCTCCACCTGCCTCATTCGTTTCAGATATAGATGTAAAGAATTTGCCATTAAGTGGCGAAGAGATAGATTTTATTATTAAAGCAAGTCCTAAAGCTGTAGAAAGAGAAACGCTTATTTCTCCGGATTTAGCAATATGTGATGATTGCAGGCGAGAAATAAATGATAAAAATAATAGAAGATATAGATATGCTTTTACAAATTGCACCAATTGTGGACCACGTTTTTCAATAGTGCAAGATGTGCCGTATGACCGTAAAAATACGACTATGAAAGATTTCATCATGTGTGATGAGTGTTTAGCTGAATATGAAAATCCATTAAATAGGAGATTTCATGCTCAGCCAAATGCTTGTGAAATTTGCGGACCACATTATCGTTTATTTGGTGAAACGGAAATAATTTGTGATGATGTCATCGCTAAAGCACATGATTTAATTAAGCAGGGAGCTATTGTAGCTGTAAAAGGAATTGGCGGTTACCATTTAGCTTGTGATGCTTTTAACAGTGAAGCTGTAGCTAAACTAAGACAGCGCAAAATTCGCGAAGACAAGCCGTTTGCTGTAATGGCAACGAATATGGAAACTATAAAAAAGCTATGCAAAGTAAATGATGAAGAGAAAAAAATGCTTAAATCATCATCAGCTCCCATTGTGCTATTAAAAAAATCAGAGCAGTATAATTTAGCTGAAAAAGTTGCACCGCATAATGCGTATTTAGGTGTAATGCTCGCATATGCGCCTATACATTGTTTGCTTTTAAATGATGATGATGTATTTGTGATGACGAGTGCTAATTTAAGCGATGAACCAATCGTATATCGCGATGAAGAGGTTTTTTCTCATTTAAAAGAGATTGCTGATTATAAATTAGTGCATAATCGTTTGATAAATACGCGTGTAGATGATTCTGTCGTTAGGATTTTTAAAGATAAGCCGATTTTAATACGACGCAGTCGTGGTTTTGCACCAGCACCGATAAATTTAGGCAGTTTAAAATGCAAGGAAATATCTGTTTTAGCCTGTGGTCCAGAGCTTAAAAATACATTTTGTCTGACGAAAAATGATAAAGCTTTTTTAAGTCAACATATCGGTGATTTAGAGAATATGGCAGTGAACAATGCTTATAAAGAAAGTATTGCTTTATTTAAAAAGTTATTCGATATAAGCCCAAATTTAATCGCTTGTGATATGCATCCAGAATATTTTTCTACAAAATATGCTAAGCAATTAAATCTGCCATGTGTACAAGTACAGCATCATCATGCCCATATAGCTTCTGTACTAGCAGAACATGATTTTAATGAAAAAGTCATCGGCGTAGCTTTAGATGGAACGGGATACGGTGATGATGGTAATATATGGGGCGGTGAGTTCATGGTGGCTGATTTGCTTTCTTATAAGAGAGTTGGTCATTTTGCATATATGCCACTTCCAGGTGGTGCAAAAGCGGTGAAAGAACCATGGCGATTAGCACTTTATCAAGCGTATGATATTTACGGTGATGAAATTGCTGAAAAATATCCGGAATTATTAAAACCTAATTGGCGATTATTAATTCAAGCAGCAAAAAATGGCCTTAATGCACCACTATCTTCAGGTGCGGGCAGAGTGTTTGATACTGTATCGGCTTTGCTTGGAATATGCCATAAGATAAATTATGAAGGACAAGCTGCTATAGAATTAGAACGAGCTGCTTACGATAGCGACGGAGAAATTTTACCATTTGATATATGTATGGATGATGGGCAGTATATTTTAAATCTAAGACAGACATATAAATCATTATATGATTTGAAGTTGAATAAAGGTTTAAGATATTCGGCAAAATCATTTCATTTGACTTTGGCTCAAGCAATTGGCGATATTATAGATAAAATAGGCATAGATACGGGCATAAAGACTGTAGTTTTCAGTGGTGGTGTTTGTTTAAATATGACGCTCATGGAATTATTATACAATCGATTGAGCCATGATTTTAATTTATATATGAATGAAAAAGTGCCAGTAAATGATGGCGGAATATCATTAGGACAAGCCGCTGTTGCTTTAAAACGATATAAAAATGATTTAGTGGATTTAAATGTTTAA
- a CDS encoding cation transporter → MCLTCGCLFGGKGNKLRFKVEGYTKENAKELKESLLGLPGVYNVHIHAHNGETTINYNPAKTPLTQLTAEFSQRGLTALL, encoded by the coding sequence ATGTGTCTTACTTGTGGTTGCCTTTTTGGTGGAAAAGGTAATAAATTAAGATTTAAAGTTGAAGGATATACAAAGGAAAATGCTAAAGAACTTAAAGAAAGTTTATTAGGTTTACCGGGAGTATATAACGTTCATATTCATGCGCATAACGGTGAAACAACGATTAATTATAATCCTGCAAAAACACCGCTAACTCAGTTGACTGCTGAATTTTCTCAGCGTGGGTTAACTGCTTTGTTATAA
- a CDS encoding nickel-dependent hydrogenase large subunit — MAHIVVDPVTRIEGHLRVEIEVQGNQVTDAISSGTAWRGLEVIAKNRDPRDLWAYIQRICGVCTSSHSLACVRAVEDALGIKIPKNANYIRNIMAATLTVHDHLVHFYHLHALDWVSPIEALKADPTATANLQNTVLANYKLPFAGPMDYDFSAYPKEFPKATPAYFQAVKDKVQALVSGGQLGIFAANWWDHPDYQILPPEVHLMAVAHYLNMLDKQREVVIPHVVFGGKNPHPHYVVGGMPCAISMDEMNAPINSQRLAAVDTAIRLGMDLVNNFYLPDLLAIGHICAQKGAGLDGGGLAKDRVLGFGAFPEEPFNGVANGNGEWFSQIMIRCNAVVENFGAGVMNAKVTDITSDDLKDPEVLTETTTHSWYKDGDALHPWDGKSEAEYTGDKNGNKSHWEQLNEQGKYSWIKTPMWRGKTAEVGPLARYIIVYTKVKQNLIQPNWAEKMMVDQVDAISRLLNVAPEKWLPTTLGRTVARGLDAQLNACMNKYFFDKLVKNIAAGDTDTADVTKWKPSTWPEEEVKGVGLYEAPRGALSHWVAIKDKKCSNYQAVVPTTWNACPRDEVAGRGAFERTMMETAVKIPEKPLEIVRAVRSFDPCIACATHLYDAKGRTITTVNTDPYIRGGLNG, encoded by the coding sequence ATGGCACATATCGTAGTAGACCCAGTAACACGTATTGAAGGTCATTTACGTGTAGAAATTGAAGTACAAGGAAATCAAGTAACAGATGCTATTTCTAGTGGTACTGCATGGAGAGGCTTAGAAGTAATAGCTAAAAATCGTGACCCACGCGATTTGTGGGCATATATTCAACGTATTTGTGGAGTTTGCACAAGTTCACATTCTCTTGCTTGTGTTCGTGCGGTTGAAGATGCACTCGGCATTAAAATTCCTAAAAATGCAAACTACATTCGTAATATCATGGCAGCAACTCTTACTGTTCATGACCATTTAGTACATTTTTATCATTTACATGCCTTAGACTGGGTAAGTCCTATTGAAGCTTTAAAAGCTGACCCAACAGCAACAGCTAATTTGCAAAATACAGTACTTGCAAATTATAAATTACCATTTGCAGGTCCTATGGATTATGATTTTTCTGCATATCCAAAAGAATTTCCTAAAGCAACACCAGCTTATTTTCAGGCTGTAAAAGATAAAGTACAAGCATTAGTTAGTGGCGGACAGCTTGGTATTTTTGCTGCTAACTGGTGGGATCATCCAGATTATCAAATTCTTCCTCCAGAAGTTCATTTAATGGCTGTAGCTCATTATCTTAATATGCTCGATAAACAGCGTGAAGTTGTTATTCCACATGTTGTTTTTGGTGGTAAAAACCCACATCCTCATTATGTTGTAGGTGGTATGCCATGCGCTATTTCTATGGATGAAATGAATGCTCCAATAAATAGCCAAAGATTAGCTGCTGTAGATACTGCTATTAGATTAGGCATGGATTTAGTAAATAACTTCTATTTACCTGACCTCTTAGCAATTGGTCATATTTGTGCACAAAAAGGTGCTGGTCTTGATGGTGGCGGACTTGCTAAAGACCGTGTACTTGGTTTTGGTGCATTCCCAGAAGAACCATTTAATGGCGTAGCTAATGGTAATGGCGAATGGTTTAGTCAGATTATGATACGTTGCAATGCCGTAGTTGAAAACTTTGGCGCTGGCGTTATGAATGCAAAAGTAACAGATATTACTTCTGACGATTTGAAAGACCCTGAAGTATTGACAGAAACAACAACTCATTCTTGGTATAAAGATGGCGATGCTCTTCATCCTTGGGATGGAAAATCTGAAGCTGAATATACTGGTGATAAAAATGGTAATAAGAGTCATTGGGAACAACTCAATGAACAAGGTAAATATTCTTGGATTAAAACACCAATGTGGCGCGGAAAAACAGCTGAAGTTGGTCCTCTTGCTCGTTATATTATCGTTTATACAAAAGTTAAACAAAATCTCATTCAACCAAATTGGGCTGAAAAAATGATGGTAGACCAAGTAGATGCTATTTCTCGTTTACTCAATGTAGCTCCAGAAAAATGGCTTCCAACAACACTTGGTCGTACAGTAGCTCGTGGTTTAGATGCACAGCTTAATGCTTGCATGAATAAATACTTCTTCGATAAACTTGTTAAGAATATCGCTGCAGGTGATACAGATACTGCTGATGTTACAAAATGGAAACCTTCCACATGGCCAGAAGAAGAAGTAAAAGGCGTAGGTTTATATGAAGCTCCACGTGGTGCTCTTAGCCATTGGGTAGCAATTAAAGATAAAAAATGTAGTAACTATCAGGCAGTAGTACCAACAACATGGAATGCTTGCCCACGTGATGAAGTTGCTGGCCGTGGTGCTTTTGAACGCACTATGATGGAAACCGCTGTAAAAATTCCTGAAAAACCATTGGAAATTGTTAGAGCTGTACGTTCTTTTGACCCATGTATAGCTTGTGCTACTCACTTATATGATGCGAAGGGAAGAACAATAACAACAGTTAATACTGACCCTTATATTAGGGGTGGTTTAAATGGCTAG
- a CDS encoding HypC/HybG/HupF family hydrogenase formation chaperone, protein MCLAVPAKVIEKKDMMATVEVEGIRRDISMMLLPEAKEGDYILMHAGFAIQVIDEEEARITSELLKEVLNPDGDTYSEADKTGSGLLS, encoded by the coding sequence ATGTGTTTGGCAGTACCTGCTAAAGTTATTGAGAAAAAAGATATGATGGCTACAGTTGAAGTTGAAGGCATTCGTCGTGATATCAGCATGATGCTTTTGCCAGAAGCTAAAGAAGGCGATTATATTTTAATGCACGCTGGATTTGCTATTCAAGTGATTGATGAAGAAGAAGCGCGCATAACTAGTGAATTATTGAAAGAGGTGCTAAATCCTGATGGCGACACTTACAGCGAAGCAGACAAAACAGGCAGCGGACTTCTTTCTTAA
- a CDS encoding cytochrome b/b6 domain-containing protein — MARVKVIHPEGQLRKYYIFSPFLRIFHWIMVWCIAGLFVTGLWIMDPVSGGPGVEPALADWRLSLDLVRNVHFLLGFIFTASFVLRIYGWIINRGDRLLPKFWTTKYMEEMVEVGLHYSLLKYSHKPYLRNPLARGSYLALYVMVLVEIVTGFAMYFMPNSTGLPATIFGWSIGMYGEMIFHWVHHCFAWFIIFFAMGHVYMVFRADLMEREGEAGSMFSGAKTLAHVPSDIDDLKDKDGKIAED, encoded by the coding sequence ATGGCTAGAGTAAAAGTTATTCATCCAGAAGGACAATTAAGAAAGTACTATATTTTTAGTCCGTTTCTTAGAATATTTCATTGGATTATGGTATGGTGCATAGCTGGTTTATTTGTAACTGGTCTTTGGATCATGGATCCTGTTTCTGGTGGTCCTGGGGTTGAACCAGCTTTAGCAGATTGGCGTTTATCTTTGGATTTAGTACGTAATGTACATTTCTTGCTGGGCTTTATATTTACAGCATCTTTTGTATTGCGTATTTATGGTTGGATTATCAATCGAGGCGACCGTCTACTTCCTAAATTCTGGACAACAAAATATATGGAAGAAATGGTAGAAGTAGGGCTTCACTATAGCTTATTGAAGTATTCTCATAAGCCATATTTGCGTAATCCATTAGCTCGTGGTTCATATTTAGCATTATATGTTATGGTTTTAGTTGAAATTGTAACAGGTTTTGCTATGTATTTTATGCCAAATTCAACAGGACTTCCTGCAACGATTTTTGGCTGGTCTATTGGTATGTATGGTGAAATGATTTTCCACTGGGTACATCATTGCTTTGCTTGGTTTATCATATTCTTTGCTATGGGTCATGTTTATATGGTATTTAGAGCTGACCTTATGGAACGTGAAGGTGAAGCAGGTAGTATGTTCTCTGGTGCAAAAACTTTAGCACATGTTCCATCCGATATTGATGACCTTAAAGATAAAGACGGTAAGATTGCTGAAGACTAA
- the hypB gene encoding hydrogenase nickel incorporation protein HypB, translated as MDIPVMQDILGRNDMVASENKALFDKNGVLAINLLGSPGSGKTTLLEKTIANLKSDLRLAVIEGDLFTDKDADRIAQHNVPVIQINTNGGCHLDAPMVKEVLDDLDLANLDVVIIENVGNLVCPAEFIVGEDMKVTVLSITEGDDKPLKYPIIFKESQAAILNKVDILPFTNFDMESAKHDLKCIHPQLEIMETAASNGQGIDKWCDFIRSEFKKKQERLNRGK; from the coding sequence ATGGATATACCTGTAATGCAAGATATTCTTGGCAGAAATGATATGGTAGCAAGTGAAAATAAAGCATTGTTTGATAAAAATGGTGTATTAGCGATAAATTTATTAGGTTCACCAGGTTCAGGAAAAACAACTTTATTGGAAAAGACAATTGCTAATTTAAAAAGTGATTTGCGCTTGGCAGTAATCGAAGGCGACTTATTTACTGATAAAGATGCAGATAGAATAGCACAGCATAATGTGCCAGTAATTCAAATTAATACAAATGGTGGCTGTCATTTAGATGCACCGATGGTCAAAGAAGTATTAGATGATTTAGATTTGGCAAATCTTGATGTAGTGATTATTGAAAATGTAGGTAATCTCGTTTGTCCTGCTGAATTTATCGTAGGCGAAGATATGAAGGTTACAGTGCTCAGTATCACAGAAGGTGATGATAAGCCTTTAAAATATCCGATTATATTTAAGGAATCACAAGCCGCTATTTTAAATAAAGTAGATATTTTACCATTTACTAATTTTGATATGGAAAGCGCAAAGCACGATTTAAAATGCATTCATCCACAGCTTGAAATCATGGAAACAGCTGCTTCTAATGGTCAAGGGATAGATAAATGGTGTGATTTTATTCGCAGTGAATTTAAGAAAAAACAAGAACGATTAAATAGGGGAAAATAA